The sequence ACGGTAAAATGGCAGGAATCGCCCCCTATGTGCGGCAAAAAAGAAAATGGCCTTGGAGACCTACAGCGTGCCCTTGGTACTCGGCACGCCGCTCCGCCGCGGGTCGACCGCCACGGCCTTAGCGAGGGCGACGCCGAATGCCTTGAAGATCGCCTCGGCCATGTGGTGGTCGTTCCGGCCATAGAACCTGATATGGGCCGTGACCCCGGCGCGGGTGCAGAGGCTGTAGAAGAAGTGCTCGAAGAGGGTCGTGTCGATCCCGCCGACCGCGGGGCCGTTGAAGTCGCCGGTGAAGACCAGGTAGCCCCGACCGCCGACGTCGATCGCGACATCGGCGAGGGCCTCGTCCATCGGGATGGCGGCGTCGGCAAAGCGGGTGATCCCGGCGCCGTCCCCCACCGCCTCCTTGAGGGCCATGCCGAGGACGATGCCGAGGTCCTCCACCAGGTGGTGGGCGTCCACCTCAAGGTCGCCCTTCGCACGGATGGAGAGGCCGAAGCCCCCGTGCCGTGCGAACGAATTGAGCATGTGGTCCATGAAGGGGATGCCGGTCGCGATATCGGCGCCACCCTCCCTGTCCAGCGCGATGCTCAGGTCTATCTTCGTCTCCTTCGTCTCTCTCTTGATCTCTCCAATCCTCATTGTGCCGCCTCCCGTGCCTCTTTGATCGTGATCTTCCCGCTGTACAGGGCCGAACCGAGCACCACGCCGGAGACACCGAGGTCCCTGAGAGCCCTCACGTCGGCCGGCGTCGTCACTCCCCCGGCAACGACGACCGGGAGGTCAGTGCGCTCTAGAAGGCGCCTGACCGGTTCGGGGTCGATACCCTTGCAGAGCCCCTCCACACTCACGTTCGTGAAGAGAAGAGACCCCGCGCCGAGCATCTCGAAATGCTCGGCCCATGAAAGGTAGTCGCCCGCCTCCTCCTCCCAGCCCTCGATGACGACCCGGCCTCCCCGTGCGTCCACGCCGGCCATCACCTGCTCGGGGCCGAACTCCAGGGAGAGGTCGCGGACGATCTCTGGCTCCCTGACCGCGACCGTCCCCAGGATCACGCGGCCGACGCCGACCTCCAGCCAGGCCCGCGCGTCCTCGCGGCTCCTGATCCCGCCGCCGAGTTCGACAAAGACGCCGGTCTCCTGGATCAGTTCCCGGATCTCGCGCACATTCGCCTGCGCGCTGCCAAAGGCACCGTCCAGGTTGATCACGTGGAGGGCGTCGGCCCCGGCGTCAAGCCAGCGCCGCGCATTTTCAAGAGGCGTGCCGTAGGCGACCGCACTCTCTCGTTTGCCCTGCACCAGCTGGACGCACT comes from Methanofollis sp. and encodes:
- the hisB gene encoding imidazoleglycerol-phosphate dehydratase HisB, with protein sequence MRIGEIKRETKETKIDLSIALDREGGADIATGIPFMDHMLNSFARHGGFGLSIRAKGDLEVDAHHLVEDLGIVLGMALKEAVGDGAGITRFADAAIPMDEALADVAIDVGGRGYLVFTGDFNGPAVGGIDTTLFEHFFYSLCTRAGVTAHIRFYGRNDHHMAEAIFKAFGVALAKAVAVDPRRSGVPSTKGTL
- the hisA gene encoding 1-(5-phosphoribosyl)-5-[(5-phosphoribosylamino)methylideneamino]imidazole-4-carboxamide isomerase, yielding MMVFPAVDILNGQCVQLVQGKRESAVAYGTPLENARRWLDAGADALHVINLDGAFGSAQANVREIRELIQETGVFVELGGGIRSREDARAWLEVGVGRVILGTVAVREPEIVRDLSLEFGPEQVMAGVDARGGRVVIEGWEEEAGDYLSWAEHFEMLGAGSLLFTNVSVEGLCKGIDPEPVRRLLERTDLPVVVAGGVTTPADVRALRDLGVSGVVLGSALYSGKITIKEAREAAQ